TCTGCGCCGCGCCAGTTCCTGGTCCGTGCGGCGGGCGACGACTGGAGAGCAGGCACGAGCAGGCACGCGACCGCCCAGGGAAGCCCGAAGCACAGCACGCCGACGGCGACCAGAGCGAACGTGAACGTCGTGAGCGTCACTTCACGCCTCCTTCCGCACGACCTGTGCGCTCACGCCCGCGAGCGCGACGGCAGCGTACAGGACGAGCAGCACCATCACCACGACGCTCGAGTCCTCGGTAAGCGACGCGACCGCCCCGCCGACGAGCGCAGCGGTCGCGGCCGCCCGCACGCCGCGGCGTGCGTCGAGGATCCCGGCGAACGGCCTCGGCGCCTGGAATCTGGCCACGAAGAGCAACGCCCACGCGAGGAAGCCTGCGAGCGATGCAGGATGGGCCGCGTACGAGCGGATCACGGCGCTCAGGCGGTCGAGCACCACGGGAAGCGGGCCGCCGCCAGCCTCTGCCTGCGCCGCGGCAGCGCCCACGTGCGTCCCAGCACCCGTGAGGCGCTCCACTGCGACGACGAAGGCCATCGCGGCAACGGCGGCCACGCCGACGGCTGCGATGTCGCGGCCGCGAACGCGGCCCCGGAGCGCCTCCGTCACGAAGACGCCTACCACCACCGTGCCCCACGCCGCCACGACGGAGTTCGCGCCGAGCACCGGCAGGCTGCTTACCGCCACCACGACGGCTCCTGAAACGAGCGTCACACGCTTCCAGGAGCGACCGGGCAGCAGGCCGTGCGCGAGCGCAGAAGCGGCAAGCCACGAGCCCACGAAGACGGCGGCCCCCTCGTTCCCGATGCCGTAGAAGCGGAAGCCCGCGAGAGGCGCGTACGCCAGCGCCGTCCCTGGAGAGAGCGGCGCCCCGAGGAGCTGGTCGGCCGCGAGGACGGCTGCTGTGGCGACGCAGGTCGCGGCGATAGCGGCAGACGGGCCCCGCCGCTCCATGAGCGCCATCGCAGCGATCCACAGGACGCCTGCGACGCCGAGGACCAGCGTGAGCAGACGCGGCGGGCTTTGCGGGTACATGTCGAGCACGCGAGCGAGCAGCGTCGCGGACGGGAGGCTGAGCGCGAACAGCAAGGCCCGGAGGCTCACCACCGTCCAGTACCCCCGCGATGCGCTCGCCAGCGGCAGAAGCGCAAGCGCCCACAGAGCGAGAACGGCCAGACATGCGATCACACCGAACGCGATGACAAGCGGCGGCTGAGCCGTGCGCGCGGCTTCGAAGTACGCCTCGCGCTGTGCGAGCGCCTCGATGGCGTCGTCCACCGGAGCGACGAAGACAGCGGCGCGCGCACGGGTCGTCTCGCTTGACGCGAGCGAGCGCACCAGCGTGACGACATCCTCGTGCGCCAGCAGCCCCGCCCGATGCGTGCTCCTGCTCGCAAGGAGACCACGACCTATGCCGGGCCCTGCCGCCACGACCAGCCCGCCTTCCGCACCGTCCGGATCGCTCAGCACCACGACAGTCGCGCCCGGATCCGCGTCGAGCACGCGGCGTACCGCCGCAACGACCGCCTTCGGAGCGGCGGCGGCATCACCTGCATCGACGAGGGCGACGGGAAGACCGGCAAGGCTCTCGCGCAGCGTCGCGCCTCCGTGCGGGGAGCGCGCAACGAGCGCCGCGGCACCGCGGTCCGCCACGGCCTTCAGCGCCGCGGCCCCGCCCGCACCCGCGATGTCGCGGGCAGAAAGGGAACGGCAGACGACGACCGTCACGGGACCCGAAGCCGGGCCAAGGGGCTCTCGCGCGGCCGCGCACCCTCCAGCAGACGCGACGAGCACGGCTGTCCAGACGACGGCCAGCACCCGGACGATACGATCGCGCATCAGCGGCTCCAGAAGACGGGGTATCCCACCTGGCAGCGCCGGACGCGGCGCGGCACCCATGCAGTGTATACCGAAGGAAACAGCTCCGTCTCGGCCGCGCGCACGGCGCTGCGGGCTCGGATACAATCGTGCAGGCACGCCGTCGCGAGCAAGGAGCGACCGATCGAGACGAAGCCGTCCATAGCGCGTTCGACCGCCACCATGTCGGTGGCCACGACCCTCTCGCGCATCACCGGCTTCGCGCGCACCTGGGCGATGGCCTACGCTCTCGGCGTCACCGTGCTTTCGGCCTCCTACCAGGTGGCCAACAACATCCCCAACATGATCTACGAGCTCGTCGCAGGCGGCACGCTCTCGTCTGTCTTCATCCCGCTGTTCATCGAGCGTATCCAGCGGGACGGCAAGGACGAGGCGTGGCGCTTCGCGAGCACCGTGCTCAACATCACCGTTCTCGCGCTGGGGCTGGTCGCACTCGTCGGAACGCTGTTCCCGGAGCCGTTCGTCCGCACGCAGACGTTCCGCATCTCGCCGGAGAAGGCCGCGCTTGCGGTGCACCTGTTCCGCTTCTTCGCGGTGCAGGTCGTCTTCTACGGGGCGCTCGCCATCTGGACGGGCGTGCTGAACTCGCACCGGAAGTTCCTCACGCCCGCCATCGCTCCCATCTTCAACAACGTCGTGGTCATCGTGACCATGCTGTTCGTGTACCTGCCGCTCAAAGACACCCACCCGCAGGCAGCGATCAACGGCCTTGCCATCGGGACCACCCTCGGCGTCGCGGTCATGGCGCTCGTGCAGGTGCCGGCGCTCGTCCGCATCGGCGCGAAGTTCCACCTCTCGATCGACTTCAAACACCCAGCGCTGAAGAAGCTCCTGCTCAAGATGGCGCCGATGGTCGTCTACACCATCATCAACCTGGTGTGCATCTCGTTCCGCAACGCCTACGCGTTCCAGGTGGCAGAGACGGGCCCTGCGGTGCTTGCGTACGCGTGGAACTTCTACCAGCTGCCCTACGGTGTCTTCGCCATCGCGCTCTCCACCGCGATATTCCCCGAGATCGCATCGCTTGCCGACAAGCAGGACTGGGAGGGCTTCAAGCGCATGTTCGTGCGTGGCCTGAAGTCGCTCACGGTGCTCATGCTGCCGCTCGCAGCGATGCTCATCTCGCTCGCGACCCCGGTCATCCGCCTCTACCGGGCTGGCAACTTCACCGCGTCCGACGTGCCCGTCGTCGCCCAGGTGCTCGTGTGGTGGGCCGCGGGGCTTCTGTTCATGGCAGCGAACATGTACGTGCTGCGTACCTTCTACGCGCTGCAGGACACCAAGACGCCCATGATCACGAACTTCTTCGGAAGCGTCCTGCAAGTGTCGCTCTACGCACTGCTCACGAGCGGGCTGGGCGCGTGGGGCGGCATCGGGCTCGCGGGCATCCCCGTCGCCGACGGGGTCTTCTTCACGCTGCACTTGAGTGCGCTGCTCGTCATCTTGCGTCGCAAGGTCGGGCCGTACGGGCTCAGCGGAGTCGTGAGCACGACGCTCAAGACGGGCCTGGCCGCGCTCGCTGGCGCGCTCGCCGCTGCGGCCTTCGTCCGCGCCACCCCGGGGCTCTCGGGAGGCGGCGTCTTCGTCCTGCAGCTCGTCGCCGCCGGCATCATCGGCCTCGGTGTCACCTACGCGCTCGCGGCAGCGCTCGGCGTGAACGAGATCGCCTCCGGTGTTGCGCGCGTCCGGCGAATGGCGGCGTCGCGTCGTGCCAGGAAGATCCAGTGAGAGCCGCTGTCGTCATCCCCGCGTACAACGCGGCGGCGAGCATCGGCGCGACCGTCCGAAGCGCGGCCGCGATCGACGGGGTGGCGCAGGTCATCGTCGTGGACGACGGGTCGTATGATGACACCGCCGCGCGTGCGGCCGAGGCCGGAGCGACCGTGGTCCGGCTGAACCGCAACCGCGGCAAAGGCGCTGCGCTCAACGAAGGCGTCCGCCACCTTCCCCCCGACGCAGACGCTGTGCTGCTGCTCGACGCCGACCTCGGCGAAACGGCAGCCGAAGGCGCACACCTTTTGGACGCGCTCGTCCGAGGGGAGGCCGACCTCGCGATCGGAGTGCTGCCGGCCCCGCCGCGCTCGGGCGGATTCGGGCTCGTGAAGCGCACGGCGGCCCGAGGCGTCCGGCGCCTCTCCGGCTACGAACCGCGCGCGCCGCTGTCGGGCCAGCGAGCGCTCACGCGGCGGGCGCTCGAAGCCGTGGTGCCATTCGCGCCCGGCTTCGGCGTGGAGGTGGCGATGACCGTCCGCGCGGCGTGGGCCGGCATGCGGATCGCAGAGGTCCCCGTGGACATGGCTCACCGCGCTACCGGTCGCGACCTCGCCGGTTTCGCGCACCGAGGCCGACAGCTCCTCCACGTCGCCCGGACGCTGCTCGCGCTTGCGCTTTCAGCTGCGGCCCGGCGCCGGGCGAGACAGCACGGCTAGAACTCCGGGAACGGCTCCTTCGCGCCCTTCTTCGAGCCGAACCAGCCCTCTGCACGGCCTGAGAGGCACCACACCAGCGAGCAGGTGCCGGCCGGCTCGTCGATGTCGTCGACGGCGGACAGCCCCGCTTGCGCCGCCGCGGCCGCCACGCCGGTGTCCCTGCTCGTAGACTCCGCGCCGACGCACGGCACCCCGAGCGCCTTCAGCGCCGCCCCGAGCGCGATGCCGAACTCGTCAGGGCCCTCCTCCGCCGACGCGAGCACCACGCACGCATCGACGGGGTCTTCCATCCGCCGTGCAGACAGCGCTCCAGACTTGTCGAGCGCGTCGAGCGTCGGGCGCGCAGCTGTCGTCGTGAGCTCCGCAGCGAGCGCTCTCGCGATGGCCTGGTACGCCTCAGGTCCCGGCGCGATCCCGCTTCCAAGGTCCGGCGGCACCGCTGCATCCAGACCGGCGCGCGGCTTCTCGAACATCAAGACCGCGACTTCGCCGCCTGATTGTTCCACTGCGGCGCGCGCAGCATCGAGACCGTCCGCTCGCCCGGCGTTCGTCACGATGAGCACGCGTCGGCCGTCCAGCGCGCCTCGCGTGAGCGCACGCGCCGCGGCGCGTCCGAACGCTTGCTCCGCCTCGAGCGAGCGCTTCAGGTCCGTGTTCTCCTGCTGCAGCGCGTCGAACCGCGTCTTGAGCTGCTCGACGAGCGACTCCACGCGGCCCGTGACGGAGCTTCGCTCAGCGACGACACCGCCCAGCACGAGGCCGACCGTGAGCGCCAGGAAGACCGCCACGAGCGAGGCGACGTGGTATCGAAGATTGTACATCGGCTGCTCCTCACGAATCGTCAGATACCGAGCGCGGCGCGGACCCCGAGGATCGCGAGCCTCACGAGCGCGCGCGCCGCCGGCGATATCAGCAGGAGTCCCGCGATGACGCCGATCGCGGCAAGCGCAAGGGCGACCATCTCGCCAGCGCCGACAGACGCCTTGTACAGACGGCTCACGCCTTTGGCGTCAACGAGCTTCGAACCGACCTTCAAGCGCACGAGGAAGGTGGACGCTGCGCCTTTGCGTCCCTTGTCGAGCTGCTCGATGAGGTTCGTGTGCGTTCCCACCGCTACGATCAGCTCCGCGCCGGACTCGTACGCGAGCAGAAGCGCGAGGTCCTCGCTCGTGCCCGGCGTCGCCCACTCGACGGCCGCAAGCCCGAGCGCCTGCACCCGCGCGCGCCCGGGGCAGCGCCCGTCTGGATACGCGTGCACGACGAGCTCGGCACCGCTTCGGAGGGCGTCGTCGCTCACCGAGTCCATGTCCCCGACGATAAGGTCTGGCGTGAACCCGAGTTCGAGCAGTGCGTCCGCACCGCCGTCGACGCCGATGAGCACCGGACGGACTTCGCGGATGTACGGAACGAGCGCCCGGAGGTCTTCCTTGTAGTCGTAACCGCGCACGACGACCAGGACGTCTTTGCCTGCGATCTGCGTCTTCACGTTCGGCACCGAGACGCCTTCGGTGAGCAGCGCGCGCTCCTTCAGCATGTGCTCGATGGTGTTGCGAGCGAACTGCTCCAGCTGCTGGTCGAGCCCCTCTTTGGCGGCCTCCATCGCACGCTCGACTGCGTCCACCGAAAGCGGAGTGCCGCTCGCGACGACCTCCCCGTCTTTGACGATGTCCCCGCCGACGATCTCGATCTGGTCTCCGTCGGACAGGCGCGCGAAGATGTCCTGGCCGACTGCGTCGATCAGCCGAACGCCACCACGCACGAGGACGAGCGGGCCGAGGTTCGGGTACGCGCCCGAGATCGATGAAGACGCGTTGACGACGGCCTCGACGCCGGTCTCCAGCAGCGCCTCGGCGCTCACGCGATCCATGTCGACGTGGTCGACGATCGCGATGTCGCTCCGGCCGAGACGTTTGACGAGGTCTTTCGTGCGGCGCCCGAGCCGTGCTGTGCCGACGATGCGCATGCTTGCCTTTCACACGACGACGACCAAGTCTACCAGACGCCCCAGGAGTCCGAAGGGAGCGCCGTCCTCACACCAGAGCAGACGCGAGCAGCTCCTTCGCGTGCTCGAGGCTCACAGCGCTCGTCGCACCAGAAAGCATCCGGGCGATCTCGGCGACGCGGGCCTCGCCGTCGACCTCGGTCGCGCTCGTCACCGCGCGCCCGTCGCCGCCGTGGCGCTTCTCCACCACGACGTGGCGGTCCGCATAGGCCGCCACCTGCGCAAGGTGCGTCACGACCAGCACCTGGTGCGAGGCCGCAAGCGCCTTCAGGCGGCGGCCGACGGCCAAGGCGGTCGCACCGCCGATGCCGGCGTCGACCTCATCGAACACGAGCACCGGCGTGCGGTCGGCCGCTCCCAGGACGCTCTTGAGCGCAAGCATGACGCGCGACATCTCGCCGCCGGACGCGATCTTCGCCAACGGTCGCGGCCGCTCCGCGCCTGATGAAGCGAACAGGAACTCCAGGCGGTGAGGCCCTTCGCGCGTCCAGCGCTCGAACGGCAGGTCCTCGAACGCGACATCGAAAACGGCCTTCGGCAGGGCGAGGTCCGCAGCCGCCTCGCGCAGCGCCTCTGCGAACCGCGTCGCGCCCTCACGGCGCAGCGCGCTGAGCCCGCCCCCGGCGTCTTCGAGCCCTCGCACCGCGGCCGTAAGGCGCCGCGCCGCCGCATCCAGGCTGTCTTCCACCGACTCGAGGCGGTCAAGCTCGGCCCGAGCATGGGCAGCGGCCTGAAGCGCCGCCTCGAGCGTGCCGCCGTGCCTGCGCGCGAGCTGCCGCAACGCCGCGTGCCGCTCTTCCAGCCTCTCGAGCGCAGCAGGATCGTGCTCGAGCGCCGCCTCGTACGACTTGAGTTCGAGGCCGATGTCGTTCACGCGCTCGGAAATCGTGCGCACCTCGTCCAGGAGCGCGGCGAGCGACGGGTCGAGCTGCGCGGCCGACGCGAGCGCGTGCTCCGCCGTGCCGAGCAGGTCGAGCGCGGCCCCATCGGACTTGAGCGCGCTCCACGCCTCTTCGGCCGCCGTCGCGAGCCGGTCCGCGTGCCGGAGCCGCGCCAGCCGCTCTTCGATCTCCGCGTCCTCGCCGGGTCGGGGATCGAGCGCCGCCACCTCGTCGAGCACGGAGCGCAGCTGCTCCACGCGAGACTCGCGTTCGGCTGCGGCACTCCGGAGCTCTTCGAGCGCGCGCTCGGCATCGCGCCTCTCGTCGAATGCGCGCCGATACGCAGCGAGCGCCTCCTCAGCCGCCTCCCCCAGGTAGCGGTCCAAGAACGCGGCGTGCCGGGCAGGCGAAATCAGCGACTGGTGCTCGTGCTGGCCGTGGAGATCGACGACGTCCCCGAGGAGCTCGGCGAGCGCGCCGACCGTGGCCATCTCGCCGTCGACCAGGCAGCGCGACCGGCCGTCACGGCCGATGCGCCGTTTCACGACGTGCTCTTCGGACCCGACGAGGAACCTGCCTTCGACGAGCGCTTCTGACGCTCCCTCCCGGACCGCCGTTGCGTCTGCCCGCTCTCCCAGCAAGAGCTTGAGCGCGCCCACGAGCACCGTCTTGCCGGCACCCGTTTCGCCGGTGAGCGCCGTCAGGCCCGGTCCGAACTCCAGCCAGACCTCCTCGACGAGCGCCAGGTCTTTGACGTGAAGCTCGAGCAGCATCTCAGCGCTCCAGCAGTTTGGTGGCAAGCACCCGATAGAAGTCCTCGCCGTCGATCTTGAGCAGCGCCGCCTCGCGCGAGCCCGCCGTGACCGTCACGCGCTCGAGCGCGCGCCTGCACGGGATCTCGTCGCCGTCGACCGTCACGCACGCGCCCGCGCGCGCAGGGTTCGGGCACGAGACCTCGACCACGTCGCTCGGGCCGACCACGACCGGCCGCACCGACAGGGCGTGCGCTGCCACCGGAACGATGAGCATGCCTCGTACTTCGGGCGAGACGATCGGTCCGCCCGCAGATAGCGCGTAGGCCGTCGACCCCGTCGGCGTCGCGAGCACCACCCCGTCGCACACGAACCGCCACAGAACGACGCCGTTGGCGGCCACCTCGAGCTCGACGGCCCGCGAGACGCCGCTCCGGCCCACGAAGACCTCGTTCAGCGCGTGGAAGGTGCCGGCCTCGCGCCCTCCGACGACGACGGATGCCTCGAGCACGCCGCGCCGTTCGACGCGCGCCTCGCCTGCGAGCGCCGCCTCGAGCGCCTGCTCCAGGTGCTCGG
The Parvivirga hydrogeniphila genome window above contains:
- a CDS encoding NAD(+)/NADH kinase; protein product: MRVLLVPNAANPRSIEATRTAAAWLAARGIEVVLEAHDAEACGLPEHGVPRSDARQADLAVALGGDGTMLKAVHTIGSPDVPLLGVNLGRLGFLSGAESEHLEQALEAALAGEARVERRGVLEASVVVGGREAGTFHALNEVFVGRSGVSRAVELEVAANGVVLWRFVCDGVVLATPTGSTAYALSAGGPIVSPEVRGMLIVPVAAHALSVRPVVVGPSDVVEVSCPNPARAGACVTVDGDEIPCRRALERVTVTAGSREAALLKIDGEDFYRVLATKLLER
- the steA gene encoding putative cytokinetic ring protein SteA, coding for MRIVGTARLGRRTKDLVKRLGRSDIAIVDHVDMDRVSAEALLETGVEAVVNASSSISGAYPNLGPLVLVRGGVRLIDAVGQDIFARLSDGDQIEIVGGDIVKDGEVVASGTPLSVDAVERAMEAAKEGLDQQLEQFARNTIEHMLKERALLTEGVSVPNVKTQIAGKDVLVVVRGYDYKEDLRALVPYIREVRPVLIGVDGGADALLELGFTPDLIVGDMDSVSDDALRSGAELVVHAYPDGRCPGRARVQALGLAAVEWATPGTSEDLALLLAYESGAELIVAVGTHTNLIEQLDKGRKGAASTFLVRLKVGSKLVDAKGVSRLYKASVGAGEMVALALAAIGVIAGLLLISPAARALVRLAILGVRAALGI
- a CDS encoding copper transporter, with translation MYNLRYHVASLVAVFLALTVGLVLGGVVAERSSVTGRVESLVEQLKTRFDALQQENTDLKRSLEAEQAFGRAAARALTRGALDGRRVLIVTNAGRADGLDAARAAVEQSGGEVAVLMFEKPRAGLDAAVPPDLGSGIAPGPEAYQAIARALAAELTTTAARPTLDALDKSGALSARRMEDPVDACVVLASAEEGPDEFGIALGAALKALGVPCVGAESTSRDTGVAAAAAQAGLSAVDDIDEPAGTCSLVWCLSGRAEGWFGSKKGAKEPFPEF
- the murJ gene encoding murein biosynthesis integral membrane protein MurJ; translated protein: MYTEGNSSVSAARTALRARIQSCRHAVASKERPIETKPSIARSTATMSVATTLSRITGFARTWAMAYALGVTVLSASYQVANNIPNMIYELVAGGTLSSVFIPLFIERIQRDGKDEAWRFASTVLNITVLALGLVALVGTLFPEPFVRTQTFRISPEKAALAVHLFRFFAVQVVFYGALAIWTGVLNSHRKFLTPAIAPIFNNVVVIVTMLFVYLPLKDTHPQAAINGLAIGTTLGVAVMALVQVPALVRIGAKFHLSIDFKHPALKKLLLKMAPMVVYTIINLVCISFRNAYAFQVAETGPAVLAYAWNFYQLPYGVFAIALSTAIFPEIASLADKQDWEGFKRMFVRGLKSLTVLMLPLAAMLISLATPVIRLYRAGNFTASDVPVVAQVLVWWAAGLLFMAANMYVLRTFYALQDTKTPMITNFFGSVLQVSLYALLTSGLGAWGGIGLAGIPVADGVFFTLHLSALLVILRRKVGPYGLSGVVSTTLKTGLAALAGALAAAAFVRATPGLSGGGVFVLQLVAAGIIGLGVTYALAAALGVNEIASGVARVRRMAASRRARKIQ
- the recN gene encoding DNA repair protein RecN; protein product: MLLELHVKDLALVEEVWLEFGPGLTALTGETGAGKTVLVGALKLLLGERADATAVREGASEALVEGRFLVGSEEHVVKRRIGRDGRSRCLVDGEMATVGALAELLGDVVDLHGQHEHQSLISPARHAAFLDRYLGEAAEEALAAYRRAFDERRDAERALEELRSAAAERESRVEQLRSVLDEVAALDPRPGEDAEIEERLARLRHADRLATAAEEAWSALKSDGAALDLLGTAEHALASAAQLDPSLAALLDEVRTISERVNDIGLELKSYEAALEHDPAALERLEERHAALRQLARRHGGTLEAALQAAAHARAELDRLESVEDSLDAAARRLTAAVRGLEDAGGGLSALRREGATRFAEALREAAADLALPKAVFDVAFEDLPFERWTREGPHRLEFLFASSGAERPRPLAKIASGGEMSRVMLALKSVLGAADRTPVLVFDEVDAGIGGATALAVGRRLKALAASHQVLVVTHLAQVAAYADRHVVVEKRHGGDGRAVTSATEVDGEARVAEIARMLSGATSAVSLEHAKELLASALV
- a CDS encoding glycosyltransferase family 2 protein — its product is MRAAVVIPAYNAAASIGATVRSAAAIDGVAQVIVVDDGSYDDTAARAAEAGATVVRLNRNRGKGAALNEGVRHLPPDADAVLLLDADLGETAAEGAHLLDALVRGEADLAIGVLPAPPRSGGFGLVKRTAARGVRRLSGYEPRAPLSGQRALTRRALEAVVPFAPGFGVEVAMTVRAAWAGMRIAEVPVDMAHRATGRDLAGFAHRGRQLLHVARTLLALALSAAARRRARQHG